One Brassica napus cultivar Da-Ae chromosome C2, Da-Ae, whole genome shotgun sequence DNA window includes the following coding sequences:
- the LOC125581781 gene encoding uncharacterized protein LOC125581781, producing MEIPLKPAIFSYKLLESRVADSCDENGWRLRGARSPAAETLQIHLTSIHLPSSSQTEDVFYWLVDGESIDDFSASRTWEAIRNRAPAVTWSNSVWFKMATPRHAFFMWIAQNDRMPTRVRLASWGLGVSSNCCLYDSAPETRDHLLLRCDISKQVWVLILSRLGYTHSCFITWTSFIEWLSLRDSTTPLILKRIVAHATIYSIWGERNKRLHDGISSTPQTLYKLIDRHIRDTILGKQHSKKSFKNLMLSWLMND from the exons ATGGAGATCCCTCTTAAACCTGCGATCTTTAGCTACAAACTTCTTGAGAGCAGAG TTGCTGATAGCTGTGATGAAAATGGTTGGAGACTGAGAGGTGCGCGCTCGCCTGCTGCAGAGACCCTCCAGATTCATCTCACGAGTATACATCTGCCGTCATCCTCACAAACTGAGGATGTATTTTACTGGCTCGTTGATGGGGAGAGCATAGATGACTTCTCTGCCTCTCGAACATGGGAGGCGATTAGAAACAGAGCTCCTGCAGTCACTTGGTCAAACAGTGTATGGTTCAAAATGGCAACTCCTCGACATGCTTTCTTCATGTGGATCGCACAGAACGATAGGATGCCAACTAGAGTGAGGCTCGCAAGCTGGGGCCTTGGGGTTTCATCAAACTGTTGCCTCTATGACTCAGCGCCGGAGACCCGCGACCATCTGCTCCTGCGTTGTGATATCAGTAAACAGGTTTGGGTTTTGATTCTGAGTAGATTGGGGTATACTCACTCATGCTTCAtcacttggacatcttttattgAGTGGTTATCTCTAAGGGATTCCACTACTCCACTGATACTTAAAAGAATTGTTGCTCACGCAACTATCTATAGTATCTGGGGGGAAAGGAACAAACGTCTGCATGACGGAATTTCGTCTACACCTCAAACTTTGTATAAGCTCATTGATCGCCATATCAGAGATACAATCTTGGG